AACAAGAATTGAATTGTGGCTTACTAACTGACGCGCTTCTGCACGAGTTGAAGCAAATCCCATACGATAAACAACGTTATCTAAACGGCACTCGAGGATTTCAAGAAGGTTTTCACCTGTTGAACCCTTACGACGGTCCGCTTCTTTATAGTAAAGATGGAATTGTTTCTCTAATAAACCGTAAATTCTTTTTAACTTTTGCTTTTCGCGTAACTGAAGACCATAGTCTGAAGTACGGCCTGGTTTAGAACCGTGCTGACCTGGTGCTCTGTCATGCTTACATTTAGATTCGAAAGAACGTGCGCCTGATTTCAAATGAAGATCTACGCCTTCACGTCTTGCTAACTTACATTTTGGGCCAATATAACGTGCCATGACTATCTATACTCCTTAAAAATTTAATTACACTCTGCGCTTTTTAGGCGGGCGACAACCGTTGTGTGGAATCGGTGTCACATCAGAGATACTAGTGATTTTATAGCCAATTGCGCTAAGAGCACGAACTGCTGAGTCACGACCAGGACCAGGACCACTTACGTTAACGTCTAAATTTTTAAGACCATACTCTTGTGCCACGGTGCCCGCTCTTTCTGCTGCGACTTGCGCTGCAAAAGGAGTCGATTTTCTTGAACCACGGAAGCCTGAACCACCCGCTGTTGCCCAAGATAAAACATTTCCTTGACGATCTGAGATAGTCACGATTGTGTTATTGAACGACGCTTGAACGTGCGCAATACCGTCAACAACACTTCTTCTAACGCGCTTACGCGTTTTAACTGAAGGTTTTGCCATTTTAAAATTTCCCTAACAAATTATTTAACAAGTCTTCTTGGACCTTTACGAGTACGCGCATTAGTTTTAGTGCGTTGTCCTCTTAAAGGTAAGCTACGACGATGACGGATACCGCGGTTGCAACCGAGATCCATTAAGCGTTTGATGTTTAAAGAAACTTCACGACGTAAGTCACCTTCAACAACATATTCGCCTACTTGCGCACGAAGTGCATCAACTTGCTCATCTGTTAAGTCTTTTACTTTTGTCGTTGGTTCAACGTTTGCTGCAACACAGATTGCTGCTGCGCGAGTTGGGCCAACACCATAAATAGATTGCAGTGAAATAATCACATGCTTTTGTACTGGTATATTGATACCTGCTATACGTGCCATATAAAACCTATCCTAAAATCATATCAGCAGATTATTCTACATGATAATTTAAATTTACTCAATATTATTAGCCTTGACGTTGTTTGTGACGACCATCTTCACAGATGACGCGAACAACACCAGCGCGTTTTACAATCTTACATTTGCGGCATATTTTTTTAACCGACGCTCTTACTTTCATTTATAACTCCGATAATTTTACTAAAAGTTTGGTGGGGTACCATTCAATGCTGAACTAATATTTGCTTTTTTCATTAAAGACTCATACTGCTGAGACATTAACAATGCTTGAATTTGTGTTACTAAATCCATCACAACAACTACCGCGATTAAGATTGAAGTACCACCGAAGTACATTTGCACAGGGCTAATACCGTTAAAGAACTCTGGCAATAAACAGATAATGGTAATGTAGAGCGAACCCCACAGCGTAATACGCGTTAATACTCTATCTAAATATTGCGAGGTATGAATACCTGGGCGAATTCCTGGTATAAAACCACCATTTCTCTTAAGGTTCTCTGCCGTTTCCTTAGAGTTAAACTGCAATGCAGTGTAGAAGAAACAGAAGAAGATAATGAGCGCTGCAAAGAGAATCATATATGCAGGCTGACCTATAGAGAAGTACTTAACTCCATAAAATCCGAGCTTATTAAGTGTCAAGGATACATAATAGCTAAAGCTCCCCCAAAGCCCTGTATCCGCGTCAGTCAATTCAGGCACGTTAATTTTGCTTAAACCAGTACTGATTGTAAAAACAAAAGATAGGAATGCCGAACCGAAGATTGCCGGTATAACTCCCGACATATTGAGTTTTAATGGTAAATGGTTAGTTTGATTGCCAACCGACATCATTCTACCTTGCTGTCTACGTGCATATTGAATTGTAATACGGCGTTGACCACGCTCAATAAATACAATCACAAAAATGACCGCTAAAACCAGCAAGAATAGAACAACGATTAATAACCACATTGCACCACCTTGAGTGGTAGCAGTTTCAAATAGGAAAGCAACCGATGAAGGTACTCCCATTAGGATACTTGCAAAGATAATCATGGAAATACCGTTACCGATACCTCTTTCAGTGATCTGCTCTCCTAACCACACTAAGAACATCGTTCCAGTAACGAGTGTTAATGTAGAAAGTGTCACAAATAATACTGGCGGAATAACAACTAGCTCAGCATTAACAAAACCACCATTCATGATTGCGATTGAATACACAATCCCTTGCACAACACCAAAAGCAATCGTCATATAGCGAGTATACTGTGTCATCTTACGACGACCGGCATCACCCTCTTTTTTGAGTTGCTCTAATGGTGCGTAAACCACAGATAACATCTGGATAACAATCGACGCTGTAATATATGGCATTACACCTAACATAAATACAGACATCTTCTCAAAAGCACCGCCCGAGAAGAGGTTTATCATCGCAGATATACCACCTTGCTGGCCTTGTTGCTCCATTACATTTGAAAGTGTAACAGCATCAATACCTGGTAGTGTGATATACACGCCAATTCTATAAACAACCAATGCCAAGACTAAAAACCATAGTCTTGACAAAAGTCCTGAGAAACGTCCGAGGTTACTAGACCCTATTTGATTTTTTTGCATATTTACTCTTCAACAGAGCCGCCAGCAGCTTCGATCGCAGCCTTAGCCCCTTTAGTAACATGAATACCTTTTAAGGTAATTGCTCTATTAATCTCACCTGAAAGCATTACTTTCGCACGCGTATATTTTGCAGGAATAATATTGCTATCTACTAATGAAGTGAATGTAATCTCGTTACCTTCCACTTTGTTAAGTGCTGATAATGGAACTTCTACCGTTACAAGACCGATTTGAGAGTTGAAACCAACTTTCGGAAGTCTTCTTTGTAATGGCTGTTGACCACCCTCGAACCCTACTTTATGGTAGCCGCCTGATCTTGAATGTTGACCTTTATGTCCACGACCAGCTGTTTTACCAAATCCTGATCCACAACCACGGCCTACACGTCTTTTGTCAGTTTTACTACCAAACGCAGGTTTTAATGTATTTAATTTCATTTGTATACCTATTCCCAACTACTCAACTTTAAGTAAGTAAGCTACTTTGTTAATCATCCCCATATTCTCAGGTGTCGCTTGCACCTCAACAGTATGATGAAGACGGCGTAAACCTAAGCCTTTCACACAATCACGATGTGATTGTAAACGGCTATTTGTACTCTTAACGAGAGTTACTTTAACAGTTTTCTGTGTCATAACTTACCCTCTAATTTCTTCAACAGATTTACCACGTTTTGCTGCAATCTCTTCTGGAGTTTGCATTGACGCTAAACCTTTGATAGTTGCTTGCACAACGTTCACTGGGTTACGTGAGTTTTGGCATTTTGCTAAAACATCTTTAACACCAGCAACTTCGAATACAGCACGCATCGCACCACCTGCAATTACCCCTGTACCTTCAGAAGCTGGTTGCATGTATACGCGAGCTGCGTTATGAATTCCTGTTACAGAATATTGAAGTGTACCACCATTAAGTGAAACATTCTTAATATTACGCTTTGCTTGCTCAATTGATTTTTTGATTGCAACTGGCACTTCTTTTGCTTTCGCATATCCGTAACCAATCTTACCATTACCATCACCAACAACTGTAAGTGCTGCGAATGCGAACTGTCTACCACCTTTTACAGTTTTAGAGACACGGTTCACTGTCACAAGCTTTTCTTGGTAACCGTCAGTAGCAGCTGCTACGTTTTGATTTTCAACTTTTGTAGTCATTTATTTCCTTCCTTATTAAAACTCTAATCCAGCTTCTCTAGCTGCATCTGCTAGAGCTTTAACGCGGCCATGATATTTAAATCCTGAACGATCAAAAGCTACATTTGTAACACCAGCTGCTTTCGCTTTAGCGGCAATATCCTTACCTACTGCGATTGCTGCATCTACGTTACCAGTGCCTTTGATTTGTGATTTAACATCTGCTACAAGCGTTGAACTCGCAGCTAACACTTTACTTCCACATCCGCTAATTACTTGAGCGTAGATGTGTCTTGGAGTTCTATGGACAGTTAAACGATCAACCTTTAACTCTCTCATTTTGATACGAGCCTTAAGGCTTCTTCTGTATCTTGCGTCTCTTTTTTTCATCGTTCTCACCTATTTTTTCTTAACTTCTTTCAATGAAACAACTTCATCAGAATAACGAACGCCCTTACCCTTATATGGCTCAGGTGGTCTATATGCTCTGATTTTCGCTGCAACCTGGCCTACTACTTGCTTATCAACACCTTTAATCACAACTTCTGTTTGTGTAGGAGTTTCACAAGTAACGCCTTCTGGCATAGCGTGAACGATAGGGTGAGAGAAACCTAACGTAAGATTCAAGTTTGAACCTTGCGCCGCGGCACGATATCCAACACCGTTTAAAATTAATTTTCTTTCAAAGCCTTCAGATACACCGATCACTAAATTACTTACTAATGAACGCATTGTACCTGCAATAGCATAGCTACCTTTGCTTTGCTCAAGATCAGGAACGATTTGTAACTCGCTACCATCTTGTTTGATGCCTACAGATGAATGCAATTGAAGATTATGCTCACCTTTAGGACCTTTTGCTTTAACATTGTTACCAGAGATAGTGATTTCAACACCCGCTGGAACAGTAATAACCTGTTTAGCTACACGTGACATTCTAATCTCCTATTAAGCTACAACGCAGATCACTTCACCACCGAGCGATAAAGATCTCGCTTTATGGTCAGTCATCATACCTTGTGAAGTAGAAACAATCGCAACACCTAATCCACCTAAAACTTGAGGAAGACTGTTTTTGTCACGATAAACACGTAAGCTTGGCTTACTAACACGTTCAATACGCTCGATTACTGCCTTACCTTGGTAATATTTCAATGTAAGCACTAATTTCTTGTTAGAAGCTTTGTCACCCGCAGTTTCAATACCTGCAATGTAACCTTCTTCAAGAAGGACGTCAGCGATTGATTTTTTTAAGTTTGAGAAAGGAATCTCAACACTTACTTTTTCAGAAGTTTGCGCATTACGAATGCGAGTTAACATATCTGAAATTGGATCATGCATACTCATTTATTAATTCTCCTACCAGCTAGATTTTCTTAAGCCAGGAATATCACCACGCATAGTGATTTCTCTCAACTTGTTTCTACCAAGACCAAATTTACGATATACACCGTGTGGTCTACCTGTAATGCTACAACGTCTACGACGTCTAGATGGAGAAGAATCTCTTGGTAACTTCTGAAGTGCAACGACAGCTGCTTCTTTTTCTTCAGCAGATGCATCTGCACTTACGATAATCTTTTTTAATTGCTCGCGTTTTTCTGCATACTTTGCTACTAGCTCTGCACGCTTTTTCTCGCGATTAACCATTGATACTTTAGCCATAATTTCCTGCTTTATAATTAATTACGAAATGGGAAGTTGAAAGCGCTAAGGAGAGCTTTTGCTTCTGCGTCAGTTTTAGCAGTTGTTGCGATACTAATATCCATACCACGCACAGCGTCAACTTTTTCATACTCGATTTCAGGGAACACGATCTGCTCTTTAATACCGAAGTTGTAGTTACCACGACCATCAAATGAACGTGCACTTACACCGCGGAAGTCTCTTACACGTGGTAAAGAGATATTTACTAAGCGATCTAAAAACTCATACATTGTTGTACGACGGAGCGTTACACGGCAACCAACAGGCCAACCGTCACGAATTTTAAATCCAGCCACAGACTTACGTGAAAGCGTAACTTGCGCTTTCTGCCCTGATACCGCAGTCATTTCAGCAACTGCATTGTCCATAACTTTTTTATCAAGAACCGCTTCACCAACACCCATATTTAATGAGATTTTAGTGATTTTCGGAACTTCCATAGGATTAGCGTAGCCAAACTCTTCAATAAGTTTAGGTACTACGACTTCATCATAATACTGCTTTAATCTTGCTTTCATGATATTCCTCAATGCCAAACGGATATGTCTTTTAATGCGATACATCCTGTTTGGCACAGTAATTATTTATAAAATAAGCTGGCTATAATACCAAAAGTATTTTAACTAGCCAACTTTTTTATTTGTAGATTTAAAAACTCTCTCACGAACAACTTTAGTTTTACCGTTTTCACGTGTCTCTTCAGTTAATTCGATTTTGATTTTATCTTGTTTTTTCGTCTCAGGATTATAGATCATCACGTTAGAAAGATCGATGAAAGATTCCTGTTCAACCTTACCACCTTCGATACCGAGTTGTGGGTTTGGTTTAACATGTTTAGTTACTTTGTTTGCACCAGCAACTTTCACACGTCCATCTTTCACTTCAAGAACATTACCGCGATGGCCTTTACTGCTTCCTGCGATTACTACAACTTCATCACCTTTACGGATTTTTGTCATTTCAATTACCCTCTACTCTTAGATAACTTCTGGCGCAAGCGAGATAATTCTCATGAATTTGTCACCACGTAACTCACGAGTTACTGGGCCAAAGATACGAGTCCCGATTGGGTCTAAGTTATTGTTAAGAAGAACAGCAGCGTTACCATCAAATTTGATGAGTGAACCATCTTGACGACGAACGCCTTTACGAGTTCTTACGACAACCGCATTATACACATCACCTTTTTTCGCACGACCGCGTGGAATCGCTTCTTTAACAGAAACTTTAATAACATCTCCAACGGTTGCATATCGACGATGCGATCCACCAAGAACTTTGATACACATAACTTTACGTGCACCAGAGTTATCAGCTACGTCTAAAACTGTTTGTGTCTGAATCATTATTAACCTCTCGACTCTTCAACTACACGAACTAAATCCCAAGTTTTTTTCTTAGAAATAGGACGTACTTGTTTTATCTCAACGATATCACCGATGTTACATGTATTCGCTTCATCGTGCGCATAGAACTTAGTTGAACGCTTGATGTATTTTTGATACTTCGCGTGTTTTACTAATCTTTCTACGTATACAGTAATGGTTTTATCACCTTTGTTTGAAACTACTGTACCAATCACAGTACGAGCATGTTGTTGTTCAATAGCAGCAGTCATTATTTACCACCCTCTTCTTTTTCACCAAGTACTGTGTTAATTCTCGCGATTTGCTTACGAGATTCATTAAACTGGTGAGACTTTGCAAGTTGACCAGTTGCTTTTTGCATACGTAAGTTAAATAAACCACGTTGCAACTGAAGTTTTTCTTCTCTTAACTCGTCAACAGATTTATCTCTTAACTGAGTTGCTTTCGTTACTTTAGTCATGAATTTCCTCACCTATTAAAGAACTGTACGTTCAGCAAACGCTGTTTTAACAGATAGCTTCGCTGCAGCAAGTCTAAATGCTTCGCGAGCAACAGATTCAGTGACACCTTCAATTTCAAAAAGCACACGACCTGGTTGAACTTTTGCTACCCAATATTCAACGTTACCCTTACCACTACCCATTCGAACTTCTAATGGTTTACCAGTAATTGGAACATCTGGGAAAATACGGATATAAACTTTACCACCACGACGGATGTAACGAGTAATCGCACGACGTGCCGCTTCGATTTCACGAGCGTTAATGCGTCCGTTTTCAGTAGACTTCATACCGAATTCGCCGAAATCTACCTTATTACCTGCTGCCGCAACACCTCGGTTACGACCTTTACGCATTTTTCTAAATTTAGTACGTTTTGGTTGCAACATGATTACTCACCTTTCCTTCTTCTGTTTCGTCTCTTAGGTGCCGCTTCTTCTTGTTCTACAGCTAAGTAATCAAATACCTCACCTTTGTAGATCCAAACTTTAACACCTAAAATACCATAAGTTGTTAATGCTTCTGCTGTTCCGTAGTCAATATCTGCACGGAATGTATGTAATGGCACACGACCTTCACGATACCACTCGGCACGAGCAATTTCAGCACCATTTAAACGTCCTGAAACGTTTACACGGATACCTTCAGCACCAAGACGCATAGTATTTGTTACCGCACGGCGCATTGCTCTTCTGAACATTACACGGCGCTCTAACTGCTGAGCAATTCCTTCAGCTACTAAGTATGCATCAAGCTCAGGCTTTCTAACTTCTTGGATAGAAACGTGAACTGGGCAACCCATGATTTCAGAAAGTTCTTTACGTAAAACTTCAATATCTTCGCCTTTTTTACCAATAACAACACCAGGTCTAGCAGTATGAATAACTACTTGAGCTGATTTTGAAGGGCGACTGATATGAATTTTTGAAACCGCAGCACCTGCAAGTTTCTTTCTTAAAAATTCTCTAACTTTAAAGTCAGATTCAATAAACTCAGGGAAAGTCTTAGAATCCGCGTACCAGCGCGAATTCCAGTCTTTTGAGATCCCTAAGCGTATACCGGTTGGATTTACTTTTTGACCCATTTTGACTTACTCCTATTAAGCTTCAGCTACGATTACAGTGATATGACTGGTCTTCTTAAGGATACGGTCACCACGGCCTTTAGCACGTGGACGCATTCTTTTAAGAAGCGGCCCTTCGTCAACCATAATTGTTTTAACAAATAGGCTGTCGATATCAGCTCCGAAATTATTCTCAGCATTTTGCATTGAAGATTCCAACACTTTGAGAATAAGATCTGCTGCTTTTTTATCACTAAATTGTAATAAAGTAAGTGCACGATCAACAGGCAATCCACGTACCTGATCTGCAACTAAGCGCGCTTTCTGAGGAGAAATTCGCGCATGGCGATGTACTGCTCTACTTTCCATGTTTTATCTCCTTATTAACGTGCTTTTTTATCTGCAGCATGACCGCGATAAGTACGAGTAAGTGCAAACTCACCTAACTTATGACCAATCATGTTTTCAGTGATTAAAATCGGCACATGAATTTTTCCGTTATGTACGGCAATTGTAAGTCCAATCATTTCTGGAAGGATCATTGAGCGACGCGACCAAGTCTTGATAGGACGACGGTTGTTTGACGCTACAGCTTCATCTACTTTCTTTTGTAGATGATGATCGATAAATGGACCTTTCTTTATAGAACGTGGCATATTTTACCCTTTATTCGATTTAATTATTTAGTACGACGGCGAACGATATATTTCGTTGTGCGCTTATTAGT
The nucleotide sequence above comes from Ignatzschineria rhizosphaerae. Encoded proteins:
- the rpsD gene encoding 30S ribosomal protein S4, yielding MARYIGPKCKLARREGVDLHLKSGARSFESKCKHDRAPGQHGSKPGRTSDYGLQLREKQKLKRIYGLLEKQFHLYYKEADRRKGSTGENLLEILECRLDNVVYRMGFASTRAEARQLVSHNSILVNGAKVNIPSYQLKATDTVSIRERSKKQARIAYALELSEANGLVDWVSVDKTKMEGEFKRIPERSDLPADINESLVVELYSK
- the rpsK gene encoding 30S ribosomal protein S11, which translates into the protein MAKPSVKTRKRVRRSVVDGIAHVQASFNNTIVTISDRQGNVLSWATAGGSGFRGSRKSTPFAAQVAAERAGTVAQEYGLKNLDVNVSGPGPGRDSAVRALSAIGYKITSISDVTPIPHNGCRPPKKRRV
- the rpsM gene encoding 30S ribosomal protein S13, with the protein product MARIAGINIPVQKHVIISLQSIYGVGPTRAAAICVAANVEPTTKVKDLTDEQVDALRAQVGEYVVEGDLRREVSLNIKRLMDLGCNRGIRHRRSLPLRGQRTKTNARTRKGPRRLVK
- the rpmJ gene encoding 50S ribosomal protein L36 — its product is MKVRASVKKICRKCKIVKRAGVVRVICEDGRHKQRQG
- the secY gene encoding preprotein translocase subunit SecY gives rise to the protein MQKNQIGSSNLGRFSGLLSRLWFLVLALVVYRIGVYITLPGIDAVTLSNVMEQQGQQGGISAMINLFSGGAFEKMSVFMLGVMPYITASIVIQMLSVVYAPLEQLKKEGDAGRRKMTQYTRYMTIAFGVVQGIVYSIAIMNGGFVNAELVVIPPVLFVTLSTLTLVTGTMFLVWLGEQITERGIGNGISMIIFASILMGVPSSVAFLFETATTQGGAMWLLIVVLFLLVLAVIFVIVFIERGQRRITIQYARRQQGRMMSVGNQTNHLPLKLNMSGVIPAIFGSAFLSFVFTISTGLSKINVPELTDADTGLWGSFSYYVSLTLNKLGFYGVKYFSIGQPAYMILFAALIIFFCFFYTALQFNSKETAENLKRNGGFIPGIRPGIHTSQYLDRVLTRITLWGSLYITIICLLPEFFNGISPVQMYFGGTSILIAVVVVMDLVTQIQALLMSQQYESLMKKANISSALNGTPPNF
- the rplO gene encoding 50S ribosomal protein L15 yields the protein MKLNTLKPAFGSKTDKRRVGRGCGSGFGKTAGRGHKGQHSRSGGYHKVGFEGGQQPLQRRLPKVGFNSQIGLVTVEVPLSALNKVEGNEITFTSLVDSNIIPAKYTRAKVMLSGEINRAITLKGIHVTKGAKAAIEAAGGSVEE
- the rpmD gene encoding 50S ribosomal protein L30, with product MTQKTVKVTLVKSTNSRLQSHRDCVKGLGLRRLHHTVEVQATPENMGMINKVAYLLKVE
- the rpsE gene encoding 30S ribosomal protein S5, producing MTTKVENQNVAAATDGYQEKLVTVNRVSKTVKGGRQFAFAALTVVGDGNGKIGYGYAKAKEVPVAIKKSIEQAKRNIKNVSLNGGTLQYSVTGIHNAARVYMQPASEGTGVIAGGAMRAVFEVAGVKDVLAKCQNSRNPVNVVQATIKGLASMQTPEEIAAKRGKSVEEIRG
- the rplR gene encoding 50S ribosomal protein L18 is translated as MKKRDARYRRSLKARIKMRELKVDRLTVHRTPRHIYAQVISGCGSKVLAASSTLVADVKSQIKGTGNVDAAIAVGKDIAAKAKAAGVTNVAFDRSGFKYHGRVKALADAAREAGLEF
- the rplF gene encoding 50S ribosomal protein L6: MSRVAKQVITVPAGVEITISGNNVKAKGPKGEHNLQLHSSVGIKQDGSELQIVPDLEQSKGSYAIAGTMRSLVSNLVIGVSEGFERKLILNGVGYRAAAQGSNLNLTLGFSHPIVHAMPEGVTCETPTQTEVVIKGVDKQVVGQVAAKIRAYRPPEPYKGKGVRYSDEVVSLKEVKKK
- the rpsH gene encoding 30S ribosomal protein S8, translated to MSMHDPISDMLTRIRNAQTSEKVSVEIPFSNLKKSIADVLLEEGYIAGIETAGDKASNKKLVLTLKYYQGKAVIERIERVSKPSLRVYRDKNSLPQVLGGLGVAIVSTSQGMMTDHKARSLSLGGEVICVVA
- the rpsN gene encoding 30S ribosomal protein S14, which translates into the protein MAKVSMVNREKKRAELVAKYAEKREQLKKIIVSADASAEEKEAAVVALQKLPRDSSPSRRRRRCSITGRPHGVYRKFGLGRNKLREITMRGDIPGLRKSSW
- the rplE gene encoding 50S ribosomal protein L5, translating into MKARLKQYYDEVVVPKLIEEFGYANPMEVPKITKISLNMGVGEAVLDKKVMDNAVAEMTAVSGQKAQVTLSRKSVAGFKIRDGWPVGCRVTLRRTTMYEFLDRLVNISLPRVRDFRGVSARSFDGRGNYNFGIKEQIVFPEIEYEKVDAVRGMDISIATTAKTDAEAKALLSAFNFPFRN
- the rplX gene encoding 50S ribosomal protein L24, encoding MTKIRKGDEVVVIAGSSKGHRGNVLEVKDGRVKVAGANKVTKHVKPNPQLGIEGGKVEQESFIDLSNVMIYNPETKKQDKIKIELTEETRENGKTKVVRERVFKSTNKKVG
- the rplN gene encoding 50S ribosomal protein L14 codes for the protein MIQTQTVLDVADNSGARKVMCIKVLGGSHRRYATVGDVIKVSVKEAIPRGRAKKGDVYNAVVVRTRKGVRRQDGSLIKFDGNAAVLLNNNLDPIGTRIFGPVTRELRGDKFMRIISLAPEVI
- the rpsQ gene encoding 30S ribosomal protein S17, giving the protein MTAAIEQQHARTVIGTVVSNKGDKTITVYVERLVKHAKYQKYIKRSTKFYAHDEANTCNIGDIVEIKQVRPISKKKTWDLVRVVEESRG
- the rpmC gene encoding 50S ribosomal protein L29 — protein: MTKVTKATQLRDKSVDELREEKLQLQRGLFNLRMQKATGQLAKSHQFNESRKQIARINTVLGEKEEGGK
- the rplP gene encoding 50S ribosomal protein L16 — protein: MLQPKRTKFRKMRKGRNRGVAAAGNKVDFGEFGMKSTENGRINAREIEAARRAITRYIRRGGKVYIRIFPDVPITGKPLEVRMGSGKGNVEYWVAKVQPGRVLFEIEGVTESVAREAFRLAAAKLSVKTAFAERTVL
- the rpsC gene encoding 30S ribosomal protein S3 translates to MGQKVNPTGIRLGISKDWNSRWYADSKTFPEFIESDFKVREFLRKKLAGAAVSKIHISRPSKSAQVVIHTARPGVVIGKKGEDIEVLRKELSEIMGCPVHVSIQEVRKPELDAYLVAEGIAQQLERRVMFRRAMRRAVTNTMRLGAEGIRVNVSGRLNGAEIARAEWYREGRVPLHTFRADIDYGTAEALTTYGILGVKVWIYKGEVFDYLAVEQEEAAPKRRNRRRKGE
- the rplV gene encoding 50S ribosomal protein L22; the encoded protein is MESRAVHRHARISPQKARLVADQVRGLPVDRALTLLQFSDKKAADLILKVLESSMQNAENNFGADIDSLFVKTIMVDEGPLLKRMRPRAKGRGDRILKKTSHITVIVAEA
- the rpsS gene encoding 30S ribosomal protein S19, with translation MPRSIKKGPFIDHHLQKKVDEAVASNNRRPIKTWSRRSMILPEMIGLTIAVHNGKIHVPILITENMIGHKLGEFALTRTYRGHAADKKAR